In Dermacentor variabilis isolate Ectoservices chromosome 1, ASM5094787v1, whole genome shotgun sequence, the genomic stretch CGCGTCGCCACTTGCTTGACGTAGTCCGCGTTGAGGGCGAACCCCATGGTCATCTGCACGAGATCGAAGCAGGCCGTCAGCTGCGCGGCTTTGGCGTCCTCGCGATAACCGCCGCTGAGGACCCGCACCACGACCTCTTGGTTGGCAACGAAGGAGAGGATCTGCACCATCATCCATCCCACCGACAGCGCAAACCCCTCGTCGCCCAGCAGGGAGGGCAGGTGAAAAACCTGCCTGACAAAGTCCGGCCTCCTGATCACCATTTGCACGTCGGAGTCGGGGCCGATGGCGAACAGCTCGGCCAAGGCGACCCTCCACGCGTCGCGGCTCACGTTCGCGGCGTTCTGCTCGACGAGCGAATGCCACACGGTGCTGCCGTCCAGCTCCAGGTCCGGCGCGTCCACGTCCCGGAATGGCTCCCGCAGCGCGAGCAAGGTCTTGTTCTCGAGAGACGCCTGCATGCCGTAGTGCACGAGCGCTGCCCCGGGCCTGTTGTAGCGGGCTCGCAGCTCGTTGAACAGGCTCTCGTGAAGCGCTTGCTCGTGGGCCCTCTGCCAGATTTGCACAAGATCGCGGTACCGGTCAGTTGGCTGTATCACGTAGCGTCGCTTTCTCCCCTTGTGCAAGCGAATGAGGAAAGCCAGACCCCAGTTTCGGGTCAGGGAGAGTAGCGTGACGAGAGGGTTCGCAGTTGCGCCGCGGCGGGGCCAGAACAGCCCAGCAAGCTGCAGGGCacttttcacgtcatcgtcctcCTGCGTGTTTCATGGTTTCGTGTGATTAGacattccatttatttatttatttgtttgtttatttatcagCAATGACAACCAAAATGGCGCTACGTCCGGCATGTCAGTGTAACTTATTTAGGAATACATCGAAACTAAAGTGACTTTGCGAGGCGAACGCGAGGCCCAATGTGCGACTAATGGCCTATCGCTTTTTCCGTGGGCCACAAGTTTTTCATGAGCTCACGGTCTTTATACATAGGAGCTGTCTTCAGTTAACGGTGAGCAGCACAAATTTAGTCTACTACGTGAATTCCACTGATATCCAATAGTGATGGCTAACAATCACCCGCATGAAAGAACGTTCCTCCACTCAACACCCACCTCgactctgatgatgatgatgatgatgatgacgtgaccATACCcggcagtgagtgagtgagtgagtgagtgagcgagcgagcgagcgagtgagtgctTATACCGCACCTTCTTGACCTTGGACTGAACGTCGACACAGGCCGTGTACGCCCTAGCGGCGCGTTCCTGGGGGGTCTGGAAGTGAGCCGGCACGCTGAGACGTCGCACCAGCTGCGTGGAACGTTCTGTGAACGTGCGCAACACGTCCTCGAGTACGGTGTCGCGACGCCGGCGCAGCCAGCCGCCGCACACGTGGCGGTAGTAGTCGTGGCACGGTTCCACCGCTGGCTCCAGGCTGAATTTCACCAGGTCGGCATACAGTTTGCATGTGGCTGTCATAGGGGGCAGAATGGCAGCTTCGCGGTCAGTCTACTACGCGTGTTCGTCTTTCATATGTGGTGCCTGCGCTCTAAAGAAGGCGTATAACTGACCGTACGCTCACAAAAGAGCCCTTACTCTAAAGCTGTTCACCAGAGCAGATTTTAGGAAATCGCGATGTCgcacatatcattagcgaaggcggccggcgaATGGTAAACAGCACTTGCAAACAAAAAGCTCGGTTATTCCGACCCGAAAGGCGCGAGCGCACGCACGCGATTTTCGACCGACAGCGCAACAGGTTTTGCCGTCGCGGAGGGTGATCCGTTCTGGGCCGCGTTTCCAGCGCCTCGTGAAAAGCAAGTGACTTAGTCCAACTCGGCCGCTTCATCAGCTATAGCGATGTGCGCGCCACAGGTGACCGCGCTTGTGCGACGCCACGGCGGCGCTGCTATCTCTCGTTACTTACGCTGCTTACTCGCACCGcgtgaggaaacttcaaggcactGCTTGgcgtacatattttttttataaattaaaaagcCGCCGTTGTCATAACCTCTGATGGGGCGAAAAATTaataatcttgattacaataggAAAGCAACAGTGAAAAGTGCAAACGGTCGCAGAAGGTTTACAacgttcaaccaatattatttcaaatAAACGCGTTTTTTATAATGAATGATGGTCCAAAATACAAATACCAGAACCCCCCGAGAGCGATGCAGATGCTATGAACAAAACATTTTCGTGGCCctaaacgacggggaaaatgcaGCGATACATGCTtctcggccgccattgcatatatggccgctcattagcataattcgcgcggctcgtcgcaccacaagTTATGGCGGAAAATATGCGCAATGTCGGTCCAAAGTGACGTTTACGAAccggcccttcctgtgacgctgcACCAGTGATATCACTTCAGCCCATCAACAAGCTGacatggccgccatcttggacCGCCACCGCAtgttcgcgaaattgcagatgcactGCACGGGCTTCTGCGCAATaccgttcattttctttttaaagcgCTAACGTCGCAACATAGCTGCCAAGCACCAGAAAAAATTATTATTCGATAGAATTTGTAGcttctcgtcaaatttcgtcATTTTGATGAAAAAGCGAAATTTCATTTTGTATAACTTCCGCTTCCCGCCACAAATTTCAAAACACATGAGCTTTCGGCAGCCAATCATAGAGTCAATATGGCGGATAAGGGCGGCCGTTGGCGCGGTGTTTAAACGTtggtgcagccgccatgcgtgtctaGAATAGAGCCCTCAATCTGAATTTGCTCTTGCAGCGCGCTCTCTGCCGTaacagcaaaaaaatatatagtaaAATCTGCCATCGCTCCGTCTCATCTCATGCCGAGAGTAAAGCATTCGCGCTGTCTTGTCGTTATTAGACCAatagctctactactccaggtacaaacccagaaaacgaCTGGTTctgtaaatctgaccttcaagctcaggtACGGTCAGATTGGAACGCACAGAGTGCCGACGGCGCCAAGCAGCGTCTGTGCGTTTCCCGTTGATCCCATCTCGTGCGCCATGGAGGCGCGACGCCTGCAACGCTACTGGCgcgctcatcacgccagccttctgacacgacagcagcagcgaaagcGGTGGCAGACCGAGCGCGAGTCGACCATACCTGAAGTCGTCGGCGTGCTCAGGAGACTCGCGAAGAACGTGCTAGGTGGCTTGCGAGAATGTGTGTGTCAGGCAAGATGGCATAGCTTAGAAACTCCAAAACGTCACTCGTACTTTAGCGTAACTCgctttcacgaagtgaaacgtcactgtaactttttgcGCGTCACCTCTTATTTCAGGTAAGAAAATTAattagaaagaaatagaaagaatcgCAAAACCAAGTTACACTCCCGTAAATTCATTATGTGCAGAAAGTATAGCAGCGAATTGGTCAAAGCAGGATAATAAAGTGTTTACGgccagggctgggcaaagatacttttGCAATTGTATCAcgatacgatacaagatactcgTTCAACGTGTATTTGAGATGCAAATACAAGATACTGCCGCAATTATTGTATCCCATACGATACTTTTCTATacatttgtatcttaagatacttcgatTCATTCACAAATTTCTCTTTATCGATCTATGTAATGTAGCAGCAAAAGCGTATGCACACAACTGCTTCTTAGAAATTTCTTAATTCCGACCAACCTCGTTCCGCTTGAATGAAATGTCTCTTAGTATCTCaaattttttgtctttcttgctcgaAGTATATTTTCCTTCCGACCCAATTTATTGGAGTTGCTTTAtgcttaacatgaaagctctttataCACTGCGCTGTCAGCCgattttgcttgtcgcttttataattgatgggagtcgctgctctgcttgccgaTCAGCTAGCGCGTGGCCATCTAACTACAGGACCGTCAATACGAAGCCTCTGCACAATGGCGCAAATACCGTTGTGGTGTTTTACCTTGTCCGCAAACGTATTACCGTTTGCGCAATAGCGGATCACTGGGCAGGTGTACAACACCAACAACGCTGGTAGTGACGCATCCTGACGTGACGCATCCTGTATACACAGAGCACATAAAGTGGCCATGACCTTTCATAAACTCATTATCTCATCCTGGCCTCATCGACTAGCCTCGCTGGAGGGTTGTGGTGGAAACataaaagaatgtcgctgcctttagctttattcaggtggcttagtggcagcagtgccagcttgagaagcggagttcagccaacTTTTGTAGTTTTGCACGGTGATGCTGTGAcagcagtatcttgtatcttaataTGCACGACCAATTTTTTTCGTGTATCGGAAATGCggatactgatacacgtcttaccagacgtatcatgatacagatacaagatacccaaagaaTATCTAAGATAGTATCGAAGATACATCTTAGATACATGCAATGGCAGATCCAGAAATACCTGCCATCTTTATCAAGAAGCGCCGTTCCTCCACGGAGATTACTCGCTCCGAATCTGCGTTTGGAACACTAACTCttgagccaaagcaagcggtagGCTATTGCTACAACACGACACGAAGAGGCTATCTTCACGCCACACCTGGGCTTATCGTCCACATTTTGAATCAACATTTCTTTCAGACATGCAGCAAGCGTGCATGGTTGCCAATTGGTCCTCAGCGCCAGAGCCTGACACTGTCGTAGCATGCTAAATGGATTGCGGAACTCTGGTCATTTTGGGAAATAATTATTCTGCAGATTCCAAGCACTTCAGAAATCGCTTTAAGCAGCGCTTTCTGTCTTGTTCCGAAGTACGCTGTTCTTGTTTAGCAAAAATTTTAAGGTGAATAGGACGCACGACGAAGTTTGACAAGCTTTTAATGGGAAACGCCTCGCTCAACGTAAACTAGTGGCACTTCAACACTGCAGACACGTCCGACAGAAACCAGAGTTTCTAGATCGCACACCACACACCGAACCGAACACGCACTACATGAAGTGCTTCTCAATGTGCTTGCTTGCATCAGTAAATGACACGGTCGCTACTGCTATCGATGTGCAACTTATCTTTTTGCTTGTTTTAGCTGGCGGGAGTGAAATACCTCAGCGAGGACCACAAGTTCCCGCCTCGTGAGTTGGCTAGCAAAGAAATCCTCAAACGCGCTCTTGTGAACGTTAGGTGCGATGTCGTCATCTCAGCAGGAGTCCTCACTGCTTGACCCCCAAATGCTGCTTTCTTTAATTCTCCCTTTTTCAAGAAGAAAAATTAGCGCAATAGGGCACATCAGAAGTGCTCACAATCTGGCATTGGAATTCAGATTTGTTAAGGCTTACAAAATGAACAGGCCGTCAGCTAGCACAGCCAGACTGCTCTCACCTGTGTCGCAGCCCTTCAAACGCACGGGCTTTGTCCTGGTGACCGCTAGGATGGCCACAACGAGAAGCATGCAGCCAACTATGGTAACGGCGCAAGCGACGGATCCAGCCACGGTGTAGCCCTCTCGGCGCCATTTGCGACGCAGCTCCAAGATGTGTGACGTAGCCCTGGCGCTGACCGCGCCCACCGCGTTCGTCGCCTGGAAATGCTGCGCGCACCAACCGCTACGTTGCTCTTTGCTTCCTAAACTTAACGCAATTGTTAGGGTTGTAAGCAAGGCGTTTCATACAAATGTTATAGTCAGAATTTGagcttgttcgttgataatcttggATTATGAACAtggtgacacagcacaaaggcacACAAGGGCAccgtgtgcgtttttttttttttttgcttacgtaATTGTGCTATGCTGTGCTCTTCAAAATTCACAATATTACTGAGAGAAATACTGAACTGTTCGCGCCTTCAGACGCCGGTATTACGGGCGATGAACTACCGCGATAATGCTGGGGAGCAAATGTTCGCTGGATGTGTCGAAGCAGTGAAAGTTTGGATGTTGCTAAGTCAGTGGGCGGCGGCGCAACCATAACTTTTGAAGAGCCACCTTCTATGGTGTATGCACTGCTTGCGGTGCTCCAACGCTCTATAGAGATTGTGGGCGAACATGGTACTTTCTTCTAGCCCTCCAAAATAATTTAAAATCCCTCACAGTAATTTGAAGGTTCCTGGGAATGACCAAAGACGttcgcgtgtgtgcgtgcgcgcgcgtagcTTGCTTTGTTGCTGTACGTGATATCTAGCCAACAGAACTAGCTTCTAGAAGAATTGAttattaatgcgttagcattcttagggtacttcacgcaatATCAAGAGGCTATGTACCTATATATAGATCTATATATTTATAtttgtatttatgtatgtgtgtatgtgtgtattttTGTATCTCATCGCTTCCCCGCCAACCTGGGTCACAGCGTAGTCCGTGGTGGAATGGTtagcgcatcgcgctgctgtgctgaCGTAACAAGGTTGGAGGCCAACcatcagaccaacttgggtcactaagtGTGTGCCGGTGTGCACATAAGTGCCGCTCTTCAAGAAACATATTTAACTGCCAAGATGAGTCGCAGTAGAGGCTGTTCGATGGAACTCTGACACCGACTTGGTGCACTGGATCTGTGCCACTCGATCTTTGCTGGTCTACAATTAACCTCTTCCACGCccacttgggtaactaggtgtgCACCACTGCACGGAAATGTGCAGCTCCACAATGAcgaaaaaagatcccttaaatttctcccatgctgagcggaatcgagcccacgtcacaagcattcctcgaggacagcaacccgacgccttagcaggctgcgccacaaatgcaccggCTATGTGCCGCTTTCAATCAAGGCATTTCACGCCAGAGCTTTAGCGAGCTGTGCTATGAATGCAGTGGgcgtgtgccactcttcaatgaacctctcgccaccttgggtcactgagtatgtgccactgagtgtgcggcaagcgagggaacaattctcagcgatCGCAGGCACCGGTGCGCCGCCCTACTCGTATCGGAGGTCACGCGCAGGTTTTTGGGCAATGCCCCTAAATGGCACAGCGCGCCCTGAAAGAAGCGCGAGCGACGAACCCGGTTGCAGCACGACGCGTTTCTCAGGGTTCGCACGCAACGGCGCGCCATACATTTCGCAGGCCCCgcgcaggtttcgcagcggctgtgtgtcgccgagtgttcttagggaatcGAGAAAGTGGAATCCCCTGCAGAACACGCCTCGTACGAATCTAGTTTCTATGCTGGCTATGTTTAGTCAATGATAAACGCATTACCGTGGACAGTCGTGTTCAGGCGGTTTCCACCGCTCTTTTCCGCAACAAAATGTCGATCTCCGGTCTGAAAGAAGCGATTGCCGCGGAGCACCGTTTACACATCGATGAAGCTCACATTAACTCAAGTAGAACGTAAATTTCAGGCGTTCCATCACATCTCCTTGTGTAATGAGGAGTTATATAAAGTGAAACTGGTTGAATAGGACTTCATTATTGTCGATTTTCCTGCACAGCGTTTTCGCATTCGTGCCTAACTCATTAGTAGGAATAAAGTTGACAACAAATTTGCTGAATGCCCAAACTTACGATTCGAGGTGGCATCGAGTTGACTGATTCCGAATCGATGAACGGAACCGATGACACCTGAGAATAGCGACGCTGTCGGAATGCTGGCGTTGGTGTTGTTGTTCCTCTgcaaaagtggcacatacccatccTGCGAGACCGGAATGCacaatagtcttttttttttcttcatcttcttttctttccccatTTTATATAGGGCATAATGCCAGCGTTTGATTGCTCAAAGGTAAGCTTATTTAACACTGTTTTATCACTTTTAGTGTCATTTGTGAATAAGGCTAACCCTATCAAATCTTTTGTTGCCGGTGTCTCGTTTTCCTTTCCCCATGTTCCATTCCGACCCGATCGGATTCCGTCACACACTCATATTCAAACATTAAGGTTTTCTTCTTGGGATTATAGTTTTACAGAGAGATACGTGTTAGCGAATTCATCTGTATATGTTTATGCAAATGGCATGAAATTTTACGAAATCTACACGTAAGCATAGATCCACTGAATCGATGTGTACAAATGTACAGCCTGTCGCAAAAGTGTAAAGGAGCACGTCGGAACGGTCGTTAAATTTAATGTTGGTGGTAGGTGGATTCGGCCAAGCAATTTCCTAGACCGGAAAGCGCTCCGCGCAAGTGAGACACAAACGCCAGTCACCAGGCGTTCACGACACCGCGACGAGTAAGCGCGATACATCCTTCCTAGCCTCAGGGGCTCTTTCCGGAAACACTGTAGTGGTGGTGCACATGTACGTGGAAGTGCCCGTTTCTGCTACaacttctctctctcactctctatcCGCCTTTCGGAGATGTATCTCGGGTTCCAACCATGGAAGTATTCAACGCCTCCTATACCTTGCCGCACGAACAGCTGGACGGCAACGTCCTGTAGCCCTGCCGCTGTGTAAGCAGATGTTCGTGTGCTCAACAAGTGTTCCAATATTCTATAAAACATCGCTGTGCAATTTAGTGGTGCGCAAGCGTCAAATAGCTCGCTGAGCGAGAAATccagcgtctgtagcagcgaaatggcgCCTAAATTACCATTGGCTGCCACGCcacggcacgagcgcgcctcggcgGAGCAGAGCCAGCGACAGGGAACCCCTCCTGGATtgctggcgcgccaggtgttgcgtgaggggaaagGACATCGCCGGGCAACGCTACGTCACGaccgctctcgctctcggaagcctgcctTATCAGCGCGTTCTTTGTTCACGCAAGCTCTCGCTTGTTTCCAAACTACGCCTCGGCAAGGTCAAAGCAAATTGCGCCAAGCCTCTCCatgcactcgcttgcccgcgatgagtccataactcgaaggaccgcgaAGCGATGTTCGATTGGACAAAAATGCTTTCGGAATCACAACTcctaagaagtgcttaggtgtcctcggatttttttatttactgcgAATTCGGTGAGAATACAGCCTATTTATAAATGAAATAACTAATTCGCATATGCTAGCTTCCTAGAATGGCTCTGCGGTCTCCATTTTGGAGAGCTTGACTTCTGTCGTTGCTTCTATGTTTGGGGATGTTGCAGTACCTCataaccgagaaagagtgtcacTAGCATCTTTCACTGACCTTAGGCATGTTCTTTTGCTGACGTTAGGCCGTTAATGGAACTTTTCATCGTCTTAACGGCGTTATCAGCGTTGTGTGAAACTAAAAACCCTGTTGCACAGCCTCTATAGACGCTTGCGCGTTCTGTGTGCATTTATGGCGAAGGAATActacaaaaagaagagaaaaaatacGATAAGTACATTGAGTACGCGAAAAGAGACGGAATGAGTAAAATGCAACAAGGCGCGGGTACGAAGAGTTCCAGGCCAGCAGCGGAGAAACTGATAAACCGTCCACAAATGtgcatagcaaattaggaatttTCCCATCGTTTTCTCACTAACTGCTATGGATATGGTGTGTCTAATAGGTTTTGTGTTGTTTCAGTGCCCAGTAGTTGTCGTCACATACCACAAAATTAACACATGCTCTTACCCTCCCCTTATGTAATAGCCACTAGGCCCATAAAGAACAATGAATTAAATTGCACCAAATTTTTGCAAATACTGCAACACTTTGTACGTGTTTGGCACGTCAAATTTGCTTCGTCATTGCGACGCCACTGCATGCAAGACTAGAACAACGTTCTTCTTAGAGCTCAAGATGGTGGAGCAGTTAAATCAAAACTAATATCATCCGCACTCACGGAGAGAACCTTATCTGGGCAGATGCATAAGTGCTCGTGCAATGCACCGCCATCTACCACCCtactatctgctagccgcctggttagctcagatggtagagcggctgccccggaaaggctgtggtcccgggctcgagtccctgaccagggcgaatttttcttcaactgtgaggcttttctttcgaggaacccgtatgggtttcctttgtagcaattgcaacgaacgggtggatgtctgatttttccttaattacttctctccactttgcgggtttccgtagaactattgCATTAATGTACAGAGCATTGtgtaacaaaataaaataatagaAGCGTCCCTGGTATCTATAGCAGACGCAAACACATATATCTTTTCTTAAGATTCACTTTTTCTAAAATATATGGTGATGCACTGATTGGGTTCAGCCTTCATCCACTTCGGATTCTTAAAACACTATGCTTGATGCATATGAAACGTGACCTCCCCCTCCTACAATTAAATGCTGCTCACCCTTTCAATCTGCTGGCTTTTAGGTAACGCTGCTACAGTAAACTGTGATCGTAAATGGCTCAGAAGACTGCAGAGACGTGCATAGAGAGTCTAACAACATCAAAGGCCATCGTTTGGCTTCGAGTGAGTTCTGTAGCTGAAAATGAGGGCTTTCTGGCAAACTATACGCGTATACGGGGGGCTCGAAGTTATAAACCTCCCATATTCTTGTTGAAAGAAAACAGTAGCACCGTATATACAAACCAATGTATAGCGCATCTACGAGTGGATGCAGTTTGCCGGTGCGATATTCACAAAGACAAGATCAACAGAATTCGTTACGTAACATTTAATTATGCACATTAGTAATTATAGTTATGCAACAAACTTGAAAGCAATAAAAAGACGCAAAGATCACATTGCATCGGTGGCAAGCAGGTCGTCCTCTCTCGCAACACAAGGCGATGACCGGAACACACGATGTAGTCACCGACGCGAACCGGCACTATCTGATTGATGTCAACATTGCAACCGATGCAAGTCACCCATCAACAAGCTCGAATTAAGAATTCCTCAACAGCAGCTACCGCTCCTGCAGAGGGACTTGCTCCTGTCAGCTGAAACGCTGGTGTCACAATCCTGCCGATGCTTGATGGTAGAAGCATTAACGTCCTTTACGACCGGTGTCATTGGGCTGGATCGTGGCCGTGGTGCAAAGAGGGCGGGTTCGACAACCTCCGAGCGCAGGGCGGCCTGGTGCGCCGCGCTGTGGTGACAGTGTGGACATCCCCAGCCCGACGCTTACCGGCGTCTTTGGTTGAGTTACAGTTGGCTGCCCGAATGTTGCGACAACAGAGTCGGGCTGGAGCAGGGCCAGCCATGCTATGCATTCTGGCTGGGCCGACGAAGACTTGAGAGAGGGCAACGATGGAGTCCGGATCACAGCTGTGCACGAACCACGCCAGCTTGTGGAGTCCGAGAGCGGTTGGAAAGGCGAGCGTGCCGATGCAGCAGCAGAGGCTCCAGCAGCTACACAGCAGCTCGACCGGGTGCTGGCGATGGACCTCGATGAAAACTCAACCAGGAATTGCACACGAGAGGCATAGCTTTCTCCGAGACACGTTTCATTAGGTCCTGTGGAGAAAGGGACGAAACCCGGCATTGGTTCGGCTtagcttcttcttccttcatcaTATGGAACCTACTCACGAGGGGGAGATTGGCCAGTGTTCGCAATGCAAACACATGAAGTTATTGCTTCGTCTTAACTAATTGATCAGCACTAGGTATATTTAATTAATACAGattataacattttttttcttttctagaaaAGTTGTAATGCCAATTTCGACGAAGATACTAGATTAGGAAAATATTGCGACCTAGTAATAATAATGAGGTTTCCCGTGGCATACGTCTTTTTTCTCTGCCTCGTGAACGCACATCTTCTTCGTCATTCACTTTCCTCTGTCATAATATACTGTATTTTTTATACCCCCTACACCTTTTATATAAAAAAGCAATGAGCGCAGCGAACGTGGCATTTTGCAGACGAGTTCCTAGGCGAGGTAAAAATACTTTGAAACTCATAACGAGAGCTTAAAATGACAAATTAACAAAAATGCATCGCTGAACTTTTTTGTTAGTGCATTGGGGCCGGTTGTATAAATGACAAATTCGGAGGAAATCACATTTTcatgcacactttttttttttgcaaaacctTGAAAGTCGCACTTGATTCGAGATATTCATTGTCAAATTCCAAAGCTCAATCGAGACCGAGCGTGTCCCGCTTAGCGTGAGACTACAGCGCCCCGTAAGGAAGTGTGGGGCGATGTTTGAATGACACCATCCCGCGACAAATCCTTACCCTACACACAGCCGCATATGTTGGCCAGTCAAAGCGCGCCGTATCAGTAACTGCCGCGACTGACCGAGACGATCGCTTCTAAGCTTCCTCGTGCTTGTCGTCACGGGGCGTTTTCGTCTAATATGATGGTGGGGCCACCTTTCCTGCGTTACGGCGCACTAGATTTTGATAT encodes the following:
- the LOC142573140 gene encoding neprilysin-1-like gives rise to the protein MTATCKLYADLVKFSLEPAVEPCHDYYRHVCGGWLRRRRDTVLEDVLRTFTERSTQLVRRLSVPAHFQTPQERAARAYTACVDVQSKVKKEDDDVKSALQLAGLFWPRRGATANPLVTLLSLTRNWGLAFLIRLHKGRKRRYVIQPTDRYRDLVQIWQRAHEQALHESLFNELRARYNRPGAALVHYGMQASLENKTLLALREPFRDVDAPDLELDGSTVWHSLVEQNAANVSRDAWRVALAELFAIGPDSDVQMVIRRPDFVRQVFHLPSLLGDEGFALSVGWMMVQILSFVANQEVVVRVLSGGYREDAKAAQLTACFDLVQMTMGFALNADYVKQVATRATLDDVAIIVRRVSQNIREQIRLSPDFGDVKVPSYDNQTGAVFRYLEKSTDTHLGSEFSAFTDMSPVLLKSLHILSRGFTQQLVLRWTDGRP